The Acinonyx jubatus isolate Ajub_Pintada_27869175 chromosome E3, VMU_Ajub_asm_v1.0, whole genome shotgun sequence genome has a window encoding:
- the TRAP1 gene encoding heat shock protein 75 kDa, mitochondrial isoform X1 has translation MCLFLSERAYTKRKSSERLTVSSAATWCPWQAGRLWDPRLTGKATLCPWRTPAPSRNPGRNLASSFHAARLFSSQAAEDRTEEPLHSIIHSTETVQGSISKHEFQAETKKLLDIVARSLYSEKEVFIRELISNASDALEKLRHKLVSEGQTLPEMEIHLQTDAEKGTITIQDTGIGMTQEELVSNLGTIARSGSKAFLEALQSQAEASSKIIGQFGVGFYSAFMVADRVEVYSRSADPGSPGYQWLSDGSGVFEIAEASGVRTGTKIIIHLKSDSTEFASEARVRDVVTKYSNFVSFPLYLNGRRINTLQAVWMMDPKDVGEWQHEEFYRYVAQAHDRPRYTLHYRTDAPLNIRSIFYVPEMKPSMLDVSREMGSSIALYSRKVLIQTKATDILPKWLRFVRGVVDSEDVPLNLSRELLQESALIRKLRDLLQQRLIKFFVDQSKKDPEKYAKFFEDYGLFMREGIVTTAEQEVKEDIAKLLRYESSALPAGQLTSLSDYAGRMRAGTRTIYYLCAPSRHLAEHSPYYEAMKQKNMEVLFCYEQFDELTLLHLREFDKKKLISVETDIVVDHYKEEKLEDGSPASDRLSEKETEDLMAWMRNALGSRVTNVKVTLRLDTHPAMITVLEMGAARHFLRMQQLAKTQEERAQVLQPTLEINPRHTLIKKLSQLRDSEPDLAQLLVDQIYENAMIAAGLVDDPRSMVGRLNHLLVKALERH, from the exons GAAAAGCCACTCTGTGTCCTTGGCGGACCCCAGCCCCGTCCAGGAACCCCGGGAGAAACCTGGCTTCGAGCTTCCACGCCGCACGGCTCTTCAGCTCGCAGGCTGCTGAGGACCGGACGGAGGAGCCCCTGCACTCCATCATCCACAGCACGGAGACCGTGCAGG GTTCCATTTCCAAACATGAGTTCCAGGCCGAGACAAAGAAGCTTCTGGACATTGTTGCCCGTTCCTTGTACTCCGAGAAAGAG GTGTTTATACGGGAGCTGATCTCCAACGCGAGCGACGCCTTGGAAAAGCTGCGGCACAAGCTGGTGTCTGAAGGCCAAACGCTGCCAGAAATGGAGATCCACTTACAGACGGACGCTGAGAAAGGCACCATCACAATCCAG GACACTGGCATCGGGATGACACAGGAGGAGCTGGTGTCCAACCTGGGGACGATTGCCAGGTCGGGGTCAAAG GCCTTTCTGGAGGCGCTGCAGAGCCAGGCGGAGGCCAGCAGCAAGATCATCGGCCAGTTCGGAGTGGGTTTCTACTCGGCTTTCATGGTGGCTGACAGAGTGGAGGTGTATTCCCGCTCCGCGGACCCGGGCAGCCCTGGTTACCAGTGGCTCTCAGATGG CTCCGGGGTGTTTGAAATCGCTGAAGCCTCGGGAGTGAGAACTGGGACCAAAATCATCATCCACCTCAAGTCAGACAGCACAGAGTTTGCCAGCGAGGCCCGTGTTCGAG ATGTAGTGACAAAATACAGTAACTTTGTCAGCTTCCCCTTGTACCTGAACGGAAGGCGCATTAATACCTTGCAG GCGGTCTGGATGATGGACCCCAAGGACGTGGGCGAGTGGCAGCACGAGGAGTTCTACCGCTATGTCGCTCAGGCCCATGACAGGCCCCGCTACACCCTGCACTACAGGACGGACGCGCCTCTCAACATCCGCAGCATCTTCTACGTGCCGGAAATG AAACCATCCATGCTTGACGTGAGCCGGGAGATGGGCTCCAGCATTGCGCTGTACAGTCGCAAGGTCCTCATCCAGACCAAGGCCACTGACATCCTGCCCAAGTGGCTGCGCTTCGTTCGAG GCGTGGTGGACAGTGAGGACGTCCCCCTGAACCTCAGTCGGGAGCTCCTCCAAGAGAGCGCGCTCATCAG GAAACTCCGGGACCTTCTACAGCAGAGGCTGATAAAATTCTTCGTTGACCAGAGTAAAAAAGACCCTGAAAAATATGCCAAGTTTTTTGAAGATTATGGCTTATTCATGAGGGAGGGCATCGTGACCACTGCTGAACAAGAGGTCAAG GAGGATATTGCAAAGCTGCTACGGTACGAGTCCTCGGCACTGCCTGCTGGGCAGCTGACCAGTCTCTCGGACTATGCCGGCCGCATGCGGGCTGGCACCCGCACCATCTACTACCTGTGCGCCCCCAGCCGGCACCTGGCCGAGCATTCACCCTACTATGAGGCCATGAAGCAGAAAAACATGGAG GTTCTCTTCTGCTACGAGCAGTTCGATGAACTGACTTTGCTACACCTTCGTGAGTTTGACAAGAAGAAGCTGATCTCTGTGGAGACCGACATCGTTGTTGATCACTATAAGGAGGAGAAGTTGGAGGACGGGTCCCCGG CCAGTGACCGCCTGTCCGAGAAGGAGACGGAGGACCTGATGGCCTGGATGAGAAATGCGCTGGGGTCACGTGTCACCAACGTGAAG GTGACTCTCCGACTGGACACCCACCCTGCCATGATCACCGTGCTGGAGATGGGGGCCGCCCGGCACTTCCTGCGCATGCAGCAGCTGGCCAAGACCCAGGAGGAGCGTGCTCAGGTCCTGCAGCCCACGCTGGAGATCAACCCCAG ACACACACTGATCAAGAAACTCAGTCAGCTGAGAGACAGTGAGCCTGACCTGGCCCAGCTGCTGGTTGACCAG ATCTACGAGAACGCCATGATCGCTGCAGGCCTTGTGGATGACCCCCGATCCATGGTGGGCCGCCTGAACCACTTACTTGTCAAGGCCCTGGAACGCCACTGA
- the TRAP1 gene encoding heat shock protein 75 kDa, mitochondrial isoform X2 yields the protein MARELRVLLLWGRSLRAPALAAVPRGKATLCPWRTPAPSRNPGRNLASSFHAARLFSSQAAEDRTEEPLHSIIHSTETVQGSISKHEFQAETKKLLDIVARSLYSEKEVFIRELISNASDALEKLRHKLVSEGQTLPEMEIHLQTDAEKGTITIQDTGIGMTQEELVSNLGTIARSGSKAFLEALQSQAEASSKIIGQFGVGFYSAFMVADRVEVYSRSADPGSPGYQWLSDGSGVFEIAEASGVRTGTKIIIHLKSDSTEFASEARVRDVVTKYSNFVSFPLYLNGRRINTLQAVWMMDPKDVGEWQHEEFYRYVAQAHDRPRYTLHYRTDAPLNIRSIFYVPEMKPSMLDVSREMGSSIALYSRKVLIQTKATDILPKWLRFVRGVVDSEDVPLNLSRELLQESALIRKLRDLLQQRLIKFFVDQSKKDPEKYAKFFEDYGLFMREGIVTTAEQEVKEDIAKLLRYESSALPAGQLTSLSDYAGRMRAGTRTIYYLCAPSRHLAEHSPYYEAMKQKNMEVLFCYEQFDELTLLHLREFDKKKLISVETDIVVDHYKEEKLEDGSPASDRLSEKETEDLMAWMRNALGSRVTNVKVTLRLDTHPAMITVLEMGAARHFLRMQQLAKTQEERAQVLQPTLEINPRHTLIKKLSQLRDSEPDLAQLLVDQIYENAMIAAGLVDDPRSMVGRLNHLLVKALERH from the exons GAAAAGCCACTCTGTGTCCTTGGCGGACCCCAGCCCCGTCCAGGAACCCCGGGAGAAACCTGGCTTCGAGCTTCCACGCCGCACGGCTCTTCAGCTCGCAGGCTGCTGAGGACCGGACGGAGGAGCCCCTGCACTCCATCATCCACAGCACGGAGACCGTGCAGG GTTCCATTTCCAAACATGAGTTCCAGGCCGAGACAAAGAAGCTTCTGGACATTGTTGCCCGTTCCTTGTACTCCGAGAAAGAG GTGTTTATACGGGAGCTGATCTCCAACGCGAGCGACGCCTTGGAAAAGCTGCGGCACAAGCTGGTGTCTGAAGGCCAAACGCTGCCAGAAATGGAGATCCACTTACAGACGGACGCTGAGAAAGGCACCATCACAATCCAG GACACTGGCATCGGGATGACACAGGAGGAGCTGGTGTCCAACCTGGGGACGATTGCCAGGTCGGGGTCAAAG GCCTTTCTGGAGGCGCTGCAGAGCCAGGCGGAGGCCAGCAGCAAGATCATCGGCCAGTTCGGAGTGGGTTTCTACTCGGCTTTCATGGTGGCTGACAGAGTGGAGGTGTATTCCCGCTCCGCGGACCCGGGCAGCCCTGGTTACCAGTGGCTCTCAGATGG CTCCGGGGTGTTTGAAATCGCTGAAGCCTCGGGAGTGAGAACTGGGACCAAAATCATCATCCACCTCAAGTCAGACAGCACAGAGTTTGCCAGCGAGGCCCGTGTTCGAG ATGTAGTGACAAAATACAGTAACTTTGTCAGCTTCCCCTTGTACCTGAACGGAAGGCGCATTAATACCTTGCAG GCGGTCTGGATGATGGACCCCAAGGACGTGGGCGAGTGGCAGCACGAGGAGTTCTACCGCTATGTCGCTCAGGCCCATGACAGGCCCCGCTACACCCTGCACTACAGGACGGACGCGCCTCTCAACATCCGCAGCATCTTCTACGTGCCGGAAATG AAACCATCCATGCTTGACGTGAGCCGGGAGATGGGCTCCAGCATTGCGCTGTACAGTCGCAAGGTCCTCATCCAGACCAAGGCCACTGACATCCTGCCCAAGTGGCTGCGCTTCGTTCGAG GCGTGGTGGACAGTGAGGACGTCCCCCTGAACCTCAGTCGGGAGCTCCTCCAAGAGAGCGCGCTCATCAG GAAACTCCGGGACCTTCTACAGCAGAGGCTGATAAAATTCTTCGTTGACCAGAGTAAAAAAGACCCTGAAAAATATGCCAAGTTTTTTGAAGATTATGGCTTATTCATGAGGGAGGGCATCGTGACCACTGCTGAACAAGAGGTCAAG GAGGATATTGCAAAGCTGCTACGGTACGAGTCCTCGGCACTGCCTGCTGGGCAGCTGACCAGTCTCTCGGACTATGCCGGCCGCATGCGGGCTGGCACCCGCACCATCTACTACCTGTGCGCCCCCAGCCGGCACCTGGCCGAGCATTCACCCTACTATGAGGCCATGAAGCAGAAAAACATGGAG GTTCTCTTCTGCTACGAGCAGTTCGATGAACTGACTTTGCTACACCTTCGTGAGTTTGACAAGAAGAAGCTGATCTCTGTGGAGACCGACATCGTTGTTGATCACTATAAGGAGGAGAAGTTGGAGGACGGGTCCCCGG CCAGTGACCGCCTGTCCGAGAAGGAGACGGAGGACCTGATGGCCTGGATGAGAAATGCGCTGGGGTCACGTGTCACCAACGTGAAG GTGACTCTCCGACTGGACACCCACCCTGCCATGATCACCGTGCTGGAGATGGGGGCCGCCCGGCACTTCCTGCGCATGCAGCAGCTGGCCAAGACCCAGGAGGAGCGTGCTCAGGTCCTGCAGCCCACGCTGGAGATCAACCCCAG ACACACACTGATCAAGAAACTCAGTCAGCTGAGAGACAGTGAGCCTGACCTGGCCCAGCTGCTGGTTGACCAG ATCTACGAGAACGCCATGATCGCTGCAGGCCTTGTGGATGACCCCCGATCCATGGTGGGCCGCCTGAACCACTTACTTGTCAAGGCCCTGGAACGCCACTGA